In the genome of Lynx canadensis isolate LIC74 chromosome X, mLynCan4.pri.v2, whole genome shotgun sequence, one region contains:
- the PLXNB3 gene encoding plexin-B3 isoform X3, whose translation MPPTAALCPSPPPWAGQTEEMGLPRRHAARETPLSLLFEAVPVMAPRPPLGPHLLLVLLLCLPPPPLAEARHFSAPNTTFNHLALAPGRGTLYVGAVNRLFQLSPELQLEAVAVTGPVFDSPDCVPFRDPADCPQARLTDNANQLLLVSGRAGELVACGQVRQGVCEKRRLDDVAQVLYQAEDPGDGQFVAANAPGVATVGLVVPTPGRDLLLVARGLAGKLSGGVPPLTVRQLAGPQPFSSEGLGRLVVGDFSDYNNSYVGAFANARSAYFVFRRRGARAQAEYRSYVARLCLGDANLYSYVEVPLTCQGQGLIQAAFLAPTTLLGAFAAGPSGAQAALCAFPLAELDGSMDRARRLCYTAGGRGPSGTEEASVEYGVTSRCVALPPDSPESYPCGDEHTPSPIAGRQPLEARPLLQLRQPISAVTGLQADGHTIAVLGDTQGQLHKVFVNGSRGQVYHSQQVGLLGSAISPDLLVDGRGSHLYVLTAQRVDRVPVAACPQFPDCASCLQARDPLCGWCVLQGRCTRKGQCDRAAQANQWLWSYEDSHCPHVQTLLPAHRPRQEQGVVTLSVPRLPTLAMDEYFHCAFGDYDSLAHVEGPHVACITPPQDQLPLNPPGTDHVTLPLALMFEDVAVAATNFSFYDCSAVQALEAAAPCRACVGSLWRCHWCPRSSRCVYGEHCPEGEVTVYSAQETDVQVRGPGACPRVEGPAGPLLVPVGWESRLALRVRNLQHFGSLPASYHCWLELPGELRRLPASLEETAGDAGLIYCQAQQFYPSTAQQELPVPIYITRGKGQRLDNAHALHVTLYDCAVGHPDCSRCQAANGSLGCLWCSHGQPACRYGPLCPPGAVEPLCPTPSIDAIEPLTGPPEGGLALTIRGSNLGRDFAEVRDAVNVAGRPCSPEPSLYRTSARIVCVTSPAPNGTTGPVQVAIKNRPPGVSTQHFTYQDPVLLSLSPQWGPQAGGTQLTIHGQHLQTGGNVSVFVGGQPCPIREPVCPEAIVCHTTSQASPGDAVVRVVFGHAQRTLPTSPFHYTANPQLVAAEPSVSFRGGGRLIRARGTGLDAVRQPLLSVWLEAPAEMQVAGARPPASTPTRSCGAPAAAPQACIQLEGGLLQCSTVCSVNSSSLLLCQSPAVPDGAHPQRVFFTLDNVHVDFASASGGQDFLYQPNPRLAPLSREEPSRPYRLKPGNVLDVEGQGLNLGISKEEVRVHIGDGECLVKTLTLTHLYCEPPSRAPQPANGSSSLPQFVVQMGNVRLALGPVQYETEPPLSAFPVEAQVGLGMGAAVLIAAVLLLTLMYRHKSKQALRDYQKVLVQLENLETGVGDQCRKEFTDLMTEMTDLSSDLEASGIPFLDYHTYAERVFFPGRGGCPPQPAPEGPGEEGRRAPVRQGLTQLSNLLNSKLFLLTLIHTLEEQPGFSQRDRCHVASLLSLALHGKLEYLTDIMRTLLSDLAAHYVHKNPKLMLRRTETMVEKLLTNWLSICLYAFLKEVAGEPLYMLLRAIQYQVDKGPVDAVTGKAKRTLNDSRLLREDVDFRPLTLMVLVGPRAGGAAGSGAAQRVPARVLDTDTITQVKEKVLDQVYKGTPFSQRPSVHALDLEWRSGLAGHLTLSDEDLTSVTQNHWKRLNTLQHYKVPDGATVRLIPQLHKGGAVSQSLAQSCPLGENTPMLEDGEEGGVHLWHLVKATEEPEGAKARRGSLRERERERARAKAIPEIYLTRLLSMKGTLQKFVDDTFQAILSVNRPVPIAVKYLFDFLDELAEKHGIEDPETLHIWKTNSLLLRFWVNALKNPQLIFDVRVSDNVDAILAVIAQTFIDSCTISEHKVGRAHPYPEQDSPVNKLLYAREIPRYKQMVERYYSDIRQSSPASYQEMNSALAELSGNYTSAPHCLEALQELYNHIHRYYDQIIGALEEDPVGQKMQLACRLQQVAALVENKVTDL comes from the exons GTACCTGTGATGGCTCCCCGGCCTCCCCTCGGGCCCCACCTCCTGCTCGTGCTGCTGCTGTGCCTGCCGCCGCCGCCCCTGGCCGAGGCCCGTCACTTCTCCGCCCCCAACACCACCTTCAACCACTTGGCCCTGGCCCCTGGCCGCGGCACCCTCTACGTGGGCGCCGTGAACCGCCTCTTCCAGCTCAGCCCCGAGCTGCAGCTGGAGGCCGTGGCTGTCACCGGCCCTGTGTTCGACAGTCCCGACTGCGTGCCCTTCCGTGACCCGGCGGACTGCCCGCAGGCCCGGCTCACCGACAACGCCAACCAGCTGCTGCTGGTGAGCGGCCGGGCCGGGGAGCTCGTGGCCTGCGGGCAGGTGCGGCAGGGCGTGTGTGAGAAGCGGCGCCTTGACGATGTGGCCCAGGTGCTGTACCAGGCCGAGGACCCTGGCGACGGGCAGTTCGTGGCCGCCAACGCCCCGGGGGTGGCCACGGTGGGCCTGGTGGTGCCTACGCCAGGCCGGGACCTCCTGCTGGTGGCCAGAGGCCTGGCGGGCAAGCTGTCGGGAGGGGTGCCGCCCCTGACCGTGCGCCAGCTGGCCGGGCCGCAGCCCTTCTCCAGCGAGGGCCTGGGCCGCCTGGTGGTGGGCGACTTCTCGGACTACAACAACAGCTACGTGGGGGCCTTTGCCAACGCCCGCTCCGCCTACTTCGTCTTCCGCCGCCGGGGCGCGCGGGCGCAGGCCGAGTACCGCTCCTACGTGGCCCGGCTCTGTCTCGGGGATGCCAACCTTTACTCCTACGTGGAGGTGCCCCTCACCTGCCAGGGCCAGGGCCTCATCCAGGCTGCCTTCCTCGCCCCGACCACCTTGCTGGGGGCATTTGCCGCAGGCCCCAGCGGGGCGCAGGCGGCCCTGTGCGCCTTTCCCTTGGCTGAGCTGGACGGGAGCATGGACCGGGCCCGGCGCCTTTGCTACACGGCGGGTGGCCGGGGCCCCAGCGGCACGGAGGAGGCCTCCGTGGAGTACGGAGTCACGTCTCGCTGCGTCGCCCTGCCCCCC GACTCCCCCGAGTCATACCCCTGCGGTGACGAGCACACGCCCAGCCCCATTGCTGGCCGCCAGCCCCTGGAGGCCAGGCCGCTGCTGCAGCTCCGGCAGCCCATCAGCGCCGTGACAGGCCTCCAGGCAGATGGGCACACGATAGCTGTCCTGGGGGACACCCAGGGGCAGCTGCATAAG GTCTTTGTCAACGGCTCCCGAGGCCAGGTGTACCACTCCCAGCAAGTGGGGCTTCTGGGCTCAGCTATCAGCCCAGACCTGCTGGTGGACGGCAGGGGCAGCCACCTCTACGTCCTGACTGCCCAGCGG GTGGACCGGGTGCCCGTGGCAGCGTGCCCCCAGTTCCCTGACTGTGCCAGCTGCCTCCAGGCCCGGGACCCGCTGTGCGGCTGGTGCGTCCTCCAGGGCAG GTGTACCCGCAAGGGCCAATGCGACCGAGCAGCCCAGGCCAACCAGTGGCTGTGGAGCTACGAGGACAGCCACTGCCCGCATGTGCAGACCTTGCTGCCGGCCCACCGCCCGCGCCAGGAGCAGGGCGTG GTCACCTTGTCTGTCCCTCGGCTGCCCACCCTGGCCATGGATGAATACTTCCATTGCGCCTTTGGGGACTACGACAGTTTGGCTCACGTGGAAGGGCCCCACGTAGCCTGCATCACTCCTCCCCAAGATCAGCTGCCTCTTAACCCTCCAGGCACAG ACCACGTCACCTTGCCCCTGGCTTTGATGTTTGAAGACGTGGCCGTGGCCGCCACCAACTTCTCCTTCTACGACTGCAGCGCTGTCCAGGCCTTGGAGGCGGCCGCCCC gtGCCGCGCTTGTGTGGGCAGCCTCTGGCGGTGCCACTGGTGCCCACGGAGCAGCCGCTGTGTGTACGGGGAGCACTGCCCAGAGGGGGAGGTGACCGTCTACAGTGCCCAGGAG ACGGATGTCCAGGTGCGTGGCCCAGGGGCCTGTCCCCGGGTGGAGGGCCCAGCGGGTCCCCTCCTGGTGCCTGTCGGTTGGGAGAGCCGTTTGGCCCTGCGCGTGCGGAACCTTCAGCATTTCgga AGCCTGCCCGCCTCGTACCACTGCTGGCTGGAGCTGCCCGGAGAACTTCGAAGGCTGCCGGCCTCTCTGGAAGAGACGGCCGGGGACGCGGGCCTCATCTACTGCCAGGCCCAGCAG TTCTACCCCTCCACGGCCCAGCAGGAGCTCCCGGTGCCCATCTATATCACCCGGGGCAAGGGGCAACGGCTGGACAATGCCCACGCTCTTCATG TGACCCTGTACGACTGTGCCGTGGGCCACCCCGACTGCAGCCGCTGCCAGGCGGCCAACGGAAGCCTGGGCTGTCTGTGGTGCAGCCACGGGCAGCCCGCCTGTCGCTACGGTCCTCTATGCCCCCCCGGGGCCGTGGAGCCGCTGTGTCCCACGCCCAGCATCGACGCA ATCGAGCCCCTGACCGGGCCCCCCGAGGGCGGCTTGGCCCTCACCATCCGGGGCTCCAACCTGGGCCGGGACTTTGCTGAGGTGCGAGACGCCGTGAATGTGGCTGGCCGGCCCTGCAGCCCTGAGCCCTCCCTCTACCGCACCTCTGCCCG GATTGTGTGCGTGACATCCCCTGCCCCCAACGGCACCACAGGGCCAGTCCAAGTGGCCATTAAGAATCGGCCACCAGGCGTCTCAACCCAGCATTTCACCTACCAG GACCCCGTCCTGCTGAGCCTGAGCCCCCAGTGGGGCCCCCAGGCAGGGGGTACCCAGCTCACCATCCACGGGCAGCACCTGCAGACAGGAGGCAACGTCAGCGTCTTTGTGGGTGGACAACCCTGTCCTAT ccGGGAGCCGGTGTGTCCCGAGGCCATTGTGTGCCACACCACGTCCCAGGCCAGCCCAGGAGACGCTGTGGTTCGAGTGGTGTTTGGCCACGCCCAGCGCACGCTGCCCACCAGCCCGTTCCACTACACCGCCAACCCCCAGCTCGTGGCGGCAGAGCCCAGCGTCAGCTTCCGGGG GGGCGGGCGGCTGATCCGAGCCAGGGGCACGGGCCTGGACGCGGTGCGGCAGCCCCTGCTGTCCGTGTGGCTGGAGGCCCCGGCGGAGATGCAGGTCGCAGGGGCCCGGCCCCCGGCCTCAACCCCGACGAGGAGCTGCGGGGCCCCCGCTGCAGCCCCCCAGGCTTGTATCCAGCTCGAGGGAGGCCTGCTGCAG TGCTCCACCGTCTGTTCCGTCAACTCGTCCAGCCTCCTCCTGTGCCAGAGCCCTGCCGTGCCAGATGGGGCGCACCCGCAGCGGGTCTTTTTCACCCTAGACAACGTGCACGTAGACTTCGCCAGCGCCAGCGGGGGCCAGGACTTCCTGTACCAGCCCAACCCCCGCCTGGCCCCCCTCAGCCGCGAGGAGCCCTCCCGCCCCTACCGCCTCAAGCCGGGCAACGTCCTGGACGTGGAG GGCCAGGGCCTCAACCTGGGGATCAGCAAGGAGGAGGTGCGCGTGCACATCGGTGACGGCGAGTGCCTGGTGAAGACCCTCACGCTCACCCACCTCTACTGCGAGCCGCCGTCGCGGGCCCCCCAGCCGGCCAACGGCTCCAGTAGCCTGCCGCAGTTCGTG GTTCAGATGGGCAACGTGCGCCTGGCCCTGGGCCCCGTCCAGTACGAGACGGAGCCCCCTCTGTCCGCCTTCCCCGTGGAGGCCCAGGTGGGCCTGGGCATGGGCGCGGCGGTTCTCATCGCCGCTGTACTCCTCCTCACCCTCATGTACAG GCACAAGAGCAAGCAGGCCCTGCGGGACTATCAGAAGGTTCTGGTGCAGCTGGAGAACCTGGAGACTGGCGTGGGTGACCAGTGCCGCAAGGAGTtcacag ACCTGATGACCGAGATGACCGACCTCAGCAGCGACCTGGAGGCCAGCGGGATCCCCTTCCTGGACTACCACACGTATGCCGAGCGAGTCTTCTTCCCGGGGCGCGGCGGCTGCCCACCGCAGCCCGCACCCGAGGGGCCCGGCGAAGAGGGCCGCCGCGCCCCCGTGCGCCAGGGCCTGACGCAGCTCTCCAACCTGCTCAACAGCAAGCTCTTCCTCCTCACG ctcATCCACACCCTGGAGGAGCAGCCCGGCTTCTCCCAGCGGGACCGCTGCCACGTGGCTTCTCTGCTGTCTCTGGCGCTGCACGGCAAGCTTGAGTACCTGACTGACATCATGAGGACTCTGCTAAGTGACCTGGCCGCCCATTACGTGCACAAGAACCCCAAGCTCATGCTGCGCAG GACAGAGACCATGGTAGAGAAACTGCTTACCAACTGGCTGTCCATCTGTCTCTACGCCTTCCTGAAG GAGGTGGCCGGTGAGCCGCTGTACATGCTCCTCCGGGCCATCCAGTACCAGGTGGACAAGGGCCCCGTGGACGCCGTGACCGGCAAGGCAAAACGGACCCTGAACGACAGCCGCCTGCTTCGGGAGGATGTGGACTTCCGGCCCCTGACGCTGATGGTGTTGGTGGGCCCCAGGGCCGGCGGGGCCGCGGGGAGCGGTGCGGCACAGCGCGTGCCTGCCCGGGTGCTCGACACAGACACCATCACCCAGGTCAAAGAGAAGGTGTTGGACCAAGTCTACAAGGGCACCCCCTTCTCCCAAAGGCCCTCAGTGCACGCCCTAGACCTCG AGTGGCGCTCGGGTCTCGCTGGTCATCTGACCCTGTCAGATGAGGACCTGACCTCGGTGACCCAGAACCACTGGAAGAGACTCAACACCCTACAGCACTACAAG GTCCCAGACGGAGCCACAGTGAGGCTCATCCCCCAGCTGCACAAGGGAGGCGCCGTCTCCCAGAGCCTGGCCCAGAGCTGCCCCTTGGGGGAGA ACACCCCCATGCTGGAGGATGGCGAGGAGGGCGGGGTCCACCTCTGGCACCTGGTGAAAGCCACCGAAGAGCCGGAAGGGGCTAAGGCCCGGCGCGGCAGCCTGAGGGAGCGAGAACGGGAGCGGGCGCGCGCGAAGGCAATTCCAGAAATCTACCTCACCCGCCTGCTCTCCATGAAG GGCACGCTGCAGAAGTTTGTGGACGACACGTTCCAGGCCATCCTCAGCGTGAACAGGCCCGTGCCCATAGCCGTCAAGTACCTGTTCGACTTCCTGGACGAGCTGGCAGAGAAGCATGGCATTGAGGACCCGGAGACCTTGCACATCTGGAAGACTAACAG CCTGCTGTTGCGATTCTGGGTGAACGCCCTGAAGAACCCACAGCTCATCTTTGACGTGCGCGTGTCAGACAACGTGGACGCCATCCTGGCGGTCATCGCCCAAACCTTCATCGACTCCTGCACTATCTCGGAGCATAAAGTGGGCCGG GCCCACCCCTACCCGGAGCAGGACTCCCCAGTGAACAAACTGCTGTATGCCCGGGAGATCCCTCGCTACAAGCAGATGGTGGAGAG ATACTACTCCGACATCCGCCAGAGCTCCCCGGCCAGCTATCAGGAGATGAACTCGGCTCTGGCCGAGCTCTCCGGG AACTACACATCAGCCCCCCACTGCCTGGAAGCTCTGCAAGAGCTCTACAACCACATCCACAGGTATTACGACCAG ATCATCGGTGCCCTGGAGGAGGATCCCGTGGGCCAGAAGATGCAGCTGGCCTGCCGCCTGCAGCAGGTAGCAGCCCTGGTGGAGAACAAAGTGACGGACCTGTGA